The Nostoc sp. NIES-3756 DNA window TGCAAAGCTATTTGAAACCAGCGCTGTCTTTCAAAAGTCATGTTCTTAACCTAGATATATCAAGCTAACTCATCCATTACAGGGTTTTTGATGTAGATACAGCGCTTAGGCTACAGTTTTCTCATCCAGATAAAAGTATTGTAAATATTCAAATAACTTAAAAATCATAACTCCAGACGTAGGTCAATGAGATTGAGGAATTTACTATGATTGCAGCATTAGGGGTATATGACTAATAACTGTTGAGGATTAACTGTCAACAGCCAACATCAACAGTATCATTAAGGCTGCGATCTTACTCGCACGCTTCCCGCCTGACAGTCGCGTAACCAAGCTTTGATACCTTGGGCAACACTACCGTTACTACTGTCTCGTGGCGGTGATGGTGGCTGTTGTAGGGGGTAAGTACCAATTTGACTAAACATCATGACAAAACGCCTATTATTGGCAGTTTTTGTCAAAAATAACCAATGAAATTCTTCTAATTCTACTATTTTTTTACCTACATACTGTCTTTCTAAAGTAGTAAAGAAGACTTGTTCTACATCTGATGCCGTGTTTTTTTGCCCATCAGTATGAGAACCATCAATTTTTAGGGGCAATGGCTGAAATTCAGGTCTGCCAGCAACTAGCATATAACTATAAATATCACTACTTCGGCGGAGACGGCGACCGCGTTGACTGGCGCGATTAGCGTAGCTCGGTAAATCACGCAATAACTGAGTTATTAATATTTCCAAACTCTGTTCATGACAAACAAACTTTCTCTGAGTACGTAAAGAGGATTGGGAAGAGGGATTTTGTGAGAACGCGATTGTCTCAAAGCTATTGGCGATCGCCAGCCACAATCCCAACGCTATCAGCCAACGACTATAACCTGCCTTGCACGACAGCACAAAGCGCTTCGTTTCGTCTGCCCCCCTGCTTCCCTGCCCCTTTATATCTACCTTCATGCCACCGTTGTTAACTCTTGAGAAATTTGTTTCCAGGCTAACTCAGGTTCAGCCGCCGCCGTAATCGGACGACCAATTACTAAATAATCTGCCCCAGCTTGGATGGCTTGGGCTGGGGTGAGCGATCGCTTTTGGTCTCTCTGTGCTGCCCAAGTAGGACGTACCCCCGGACACACCAGTACAAAGTCATCCCCGCAAGTTTGCCGTAACTGCGTCACTTCCTGGGGTGAACAAACTGCCCCATCTAACCCCACCTCTTGCGCCATCAATGCCAAGTCTAAGGCGTACTCCGGCAACTCTATAGGAACTTTCAACTCCAATGCCAACTGTCTGGAAGAAATGCTCGTTAGCACCGTGACAGCAATTAATTTGGATGGTTTCACGCCAGCTTGTGCGGCTCCTTCCTCTACCGCCTCCTTCGCCGCCTTGAGGGCATCTGTGCCAGAGGTTGCATGAACAGTCATCAAATCCACCCCATAACGCGCCGCACTGCGACAAGCCCCAGCCACGGTATTGGGGATATCATGAAACTTCAAATCTAGAAAAATCCGCTTTTGCCGAGATTTCAGTACCTCCAAAATTCTCGGCCCAGCACTAGTAAACAATTCCAAACCAACCTTCCAGAAAGTCACCGACTCTAACCTATCAATTAGAGCGATCGCACTTTCTTCATCCCCTACATCCAAAGCCACAATTATTTTGTCAATAGTCATTAGTCATTAGTCCATAGTCATTAGTCAACAGTCCATAGTCAACACATCTCCCCCACTCCCCTTCTAGAGAACTAGGCGCACAAACTTATTTTTCCCCACTTGCAAAACTCGCCCTTGGAGTTCATCAGGCTGTTGATAGGTGGTATCAGCGTCAGCAATTTTCTCGCCGTCTAAGCGGACTCCGCCTTCTTGGATTTTGCGCTTACCTTCCCCCGTACTTTTACACAAGCCGGTGGCGTTGAGTAAGTACGCTAATTTGACAGGGAATTGGGACACACTCCCTAGAGAAAACTCTGGGACTGCGCCTTCTTTACCGCCACTTTTAGCGGCTTCCTTGGCTTCATTGGCTGCTTGTTCGCCGTGGTATTGTTTAACGATTTCCCAAGCGAGTAAAAGTTGGCGATCGCGGGGATTGTTTGGTAACTTGTCTATGGATAAATCTGTCAGGAGTTCAAAATACTGCTCCAGCATTGTGTCTGGCACACCTTGTAACTTCTGATATTTTTGTCCTGGGTGTTCAGATAAACTCACGTAATTACCTAAAGACTTGGACATTTTCTGCACGCCATCAGTGCCAATCAAAATTGGTAGAAGCACACCGAACTGGGGTTTTTGACCAAAGTGACGCTGTAAATCACGACCGACAGCAATGTTAAACTTTTGGTCTGTGCCGCCTAACTCCACATCTGCCTCAATAGCCACAGAATCATACCCCTGCATCAAAGGATAAAGGAACTCATGCAGGAAAATCGGATTCTCCTTCTTATAGCGATCGGCAAAACCTTCTTTGGCTAACATTTGACTTACAGTCATCGTCGCTAATAACTCAGTAATTTTCCCCAAATCCAAATGGGAAAGCCATTCTGAGTTATAACGCACCTCTAATCTTCCAGGTGTGTCAAAATCCAAAATAGGGCGCACTTGATCGAGATAGGTTTGAGCATTTTGTTTGACATCTGCCTGGGTCAATTGGCGACGTACCTCAGACTTACCTGTGGGATCGCCGATACGTGCCGTAAAATCACCAATAATTAGCACTGCCGTATGACCAGCATCTTGAAACGCTCGCAGTTTACGCATTGGTATGCTATGACCAAGATGAATATCGGCTCCTGTTGGGTCTATACCATATTTGACCCGTAGAGGTCGATCCGTAGTTGCTAGGCGTTTCTCTAGACTTTCAGTGTCGCTTTCAGCATCAGTAGGTTGTGGGAAAATTTCCGCTATTCCACGATGCAGCCAAGAAAAATTATCCGCCATACTAGAAG harbors:
- the pyrF gene encoding orotidine-5'-phosphate decarboxylase, encoding MTIDKIIVALDVGDEESAIALIDRLESVTFWKVGLELFTSAGPRILEVLKSRQKRIFLDLKFHDIPNTVAGACRSAARYGVDLMTVHATSGTDALKAAKEAVEEGAAQAGVKPSKLIAVTVLTSISSRQLALELKVPIELPEYALDLALMAQEVGLDGAVCSPQEVTQLRQTCGDDFVLVCPGVRPTWAAQRDQKRSLTPAQAIQAGADYLVIGRPITAAAEPELAWKQISQELTTVA
- the tyrS gene encoding tyrosine--tRNA ligase; amino-acid sequence: MADNFSWLHRGIAEIFPQPTDAESDTESLEKRLATTDRPLRVKYGIDPTGADIHLGHSIPMRKLRAFQDAGHTAVLIIGDFTARIGDPTGKSEVRRQLTQADVKQNAQTYLDQVRPILDFDTPGRLEVRYNSEWLSHLDLGKITELLATMTVSQMLAKEGFADRYKKENPIFLHEFLYPLMQGYDSVAIEADVELGGTDQKFNIAVGRDLQRHFGQKPQFGVLLPILIGTDGVQKMSKSLGNYVSLSEHPGQKYQKLQGVPDTMLEQYFELLTDLSIDKLPNNPRDRQLLLAWEIVKQYHGEQAANEAKEAAKSGGKEGAVPEFSLGSVSQFPVKLAYLLNATGLCKSTGEGKRKIQEGGVRLDGEKIADADTTYQQPDELQGRVLQVGKNKFVRLVL